The nucleotide sequence CAAGTGAGATACTTTTCACCATGTTATATGTTTCAAGAAATTCAAGAACAAACAACTCATGTTAAATCAATATCAAAGTACATGGTAACATGTAACGTGTTTGGATAATGATGAGAGCATAACAAGTGGAAGCACGGAGCAGTGCATTAGGGAATGTTACACAGCATGTATAAGGAACAACGAATCAGTTTTGCATGTTAAACAAACCTGAGATCATATAATGTCTTCAGCTTCAGTGCATAAACTTCTGAAGAAGGTAGAGTGACCCCAGTAACTGGTCGCAAAgaaaaaagatattttattttcatgaaaacAAACACCAAAAAATGCAAAGTGATGTGTAGGTTAAAGATGACAAATAATCTCATGCTACCCTGAAGTATCACAATACCATTCAGAGAGATGTTCTGGAAATGATTCCAGGGTCATTGGTCACCTttaagtaaggtataaaagtaaataaagaaaGGTGCCACATATCAGTTCATACACATGAAGGTGATAAGGAGCAAACATACATATTGTAAGTGACTTGCAACATGTAAACTTTTATCCCTGTTTCTAATTATAACTTTGTTATGTTTTTAAGTTATATAGGGAGTAACATGAATAAAAGAAGAGTGTATAATTGAACCCTCAAATATGTTTGTAATAGGAAATCCTTTTTGAcctaattaaataaaaaaaattaccccAAGTCTAACCCTTCTCAGGGTTTGATAGAAAACTCAGTGGCATAGCTGAAGTTTGTGCTGCCCTTAGTGTTCCTTGATCCCTTCCCCCATCCACACCCCATCcccaaagaaaaatgaaacaaaatttatCATACATAATGAGGAATGATGATAATGGATCATGATGATGGTTAAATTCACATATATGCAAAAAATCTAATATAATCCCAGATATGGTAAACTTTACTGCATTTTGTATGGGTTAACCCCAAAGCAATCCAGATTATCAGATGGTCTCTGGTAGTCTGGTTAAATTTTACTGAACCACCTTAGTTATCTTGAATGCACTACctctcttgcccccccccccataacccCTACCACTACTCAGAACAAAAAAGGTTAGTAAAGGTTACAACTAACCATCACTTGGTGGTCTCATTTCTTCTGTCATCCACATCCTTATGGTGTTAATGGTTATTGCAGAACCATCTGATTCATGACAAGAAATCATcaatacaaaaattaaaattggaTAAATAAGTTGTGTGAAAGGTGAAGGAAAATATCAATTTAGAGGTGTTACCTTCTTGTAAATTGGTGAATAAAATTGCAatacagaaaatgaaataaaaattggcATGGAACATGAATAGAGAAAGCAGTCTCATTGCCATACTACTGGCATTCTTTCATTTTGTAGCTGAAACATCCAAATTAAAGAGAAGCAACTAACTCATTGATCTAATACCTTGCTCATTAGGGACAGCAATCACAGCCAGCTCCTTTGCAGCAGTTGAGTGGACATCTTCTGCCCTTTGGTGGCGATGAACCAACAATTTGGCTGTAATATATTAGAGCGAAATGTAATATAATTGATCATCTGCCAATTGCATTGTGACAATATATTGTAcataaaaatatcacaaatccaCAATTTAGCTATATGATACTGTAACTTCAGAGCCATCATGTGGGACACCAATCTTAGTCTTCTTCTGTTTGCTGATAGGTATAGAAATTAAAGATGATAAACAATTTATGGTCATGCAAGAATGTTTCCAGTCACTATTCACATGTGGTGTTAGGTGAGTAATTTTCATAGCCATACTCACCAAGATTTCTACCAATTTTTCGTGTGTACTGCAAAAGTCCATCAGTTAGGGCATCAATTCTGTTTGATGGCGTCATTTCTTTCGTTATCGTGGAAAATTTCCTTAGAAATGACCACAACCTTTCCACTTGCTCCCCATCTGAGAGACAAAATCCTTCCAGTCGCCTAGGGCTTAATTTTTTCTACCCAACCAAAGAAATGTAACACATGTCAAGTTAGCTACATTGCAAAACAactttttcaacaaaataaacatatttcatataatatatatatatatatatatatatatatatatacatatatatacatatatatacatatatatatatagatatatatatatatatatatatatatatatatatatatatatatatatatatatgggtagatagatatatatatatatatatatagatatagatatataaagatatatatcaaaaatacatactgtacatattccAATCAAGGTACATTAAAACAAGTGGTTGAAGCTATGCAAAActcatttaatgttttttaaacTCTTCAACAcggtaaaaacaaacaattaacgAGATAAGAAGAACATATTTCCTCTTTGAAACCTTCTTGTTTAAATCATGCCTGTCCCATTATGCCACTGCTCTTATTTCTGGTGTGAGGAGATATATGTGTCAATGGAGAGTCCGTCACAGAGAAAATGCTTTGAATTGCACAGATAGTGTTTAATGTATAATAAACTGGCAATTTTATTGAATTATTGCAACTAAAGGTCAGGTTAGCCTTTCAGTTTCATATTGGTGGATGAGTCAGCAGGTGACAGACAGATAGATTTAGAAAACACTGGAAGAAATCCAATTCATGGGAGGTtttcatatatgtattataaacaataacatactatattttcatgataacatacatacaaattgtCCATATATAGAGACAAACAttaaacacacatacatgtgcATATGCCATACATACAGGCATACATctacatacacacacccatacattcACACACAAAATTAAGCTTATAAATGTTACACATTGTTACCTGGCAGTCAGGTTTGTGGCCATACACATGGAAGGCTGGGATGGCCAGCTGAACATTCTGCAGGATGTTGTCTCCAGTCGTGCCCTGTCTTGATCTCTTTAGTTCAGAACAAAgcaaaacatatttgtcaaaTTGCAAGTCTACTTACACTTCAGAATAGAGGAATAAATTTGATTACCATTAACCATGATGCAGTTTTTGTACATCAGATTATCAAAAAAGAATCATTTAAGTACCACAAAATGAGATATTGTCTGACTTTGTGAGCACTATTCACAAAAATTCATCTGCTTTTATAGTACATGTGCAATGTTCCTGATCCTAAAACATGAAGAATTCTATTTGTACTCTTTGTGTGTTATCATATTTGTAAAAATTAACTTCTACTAAGTACTATGCTGAAACATATCAAATTGGATTTGGGTTATTTTATGGTGTTATTGTGTTATCAACTCATCATGATTTCTTCTAGGTGGTACTTCTAGGTGGTAAAATACAAACTCATAGATTTACATTTCAGTGGGTGTAAATCTACCAAAACTGTGGTAGTTGCCAACTCTGCAAAATTTCAGGTGCCCATCTTGGCTAaatggagctataaactgttGTGTCCGCTGGTTCTGACGTACACAATAAATAGTCTAACAACAGCTTGTGTTGATTCGGTTCGATTTATTCTCATGTCTTATGCTCCGTATGCCAATGTTTGTTCTACTATAGGTGGCGCAATTACATAACGTCAAAGTACATAACAAAAACAGGGTCGTTTAAATGAAGGTTAACTGTATCTTTGCACACACACTTATTTGCTCACCTTGAGATGTGCTTGTAATTTGCATGCAATGTCATACAAGATGTACAATTTCCTTTCCTCTGGCTTCCCTTCCAGTAGGTGTTTGATTAGGAAAACAGCATTCCCTAAcctgggtaaaaaaaaataacataatgtGTTTAAGTGTCACTTCATACATCTTTaggattttatattttatggtCATAAATGAATTGATATGCCTGATCAACATGCTTACAACCTAACAATATGATTTAATTTGGTAAGCAGAAGTAATTCAAGTTATTAGATCtatgtaaaattaaaaacaaaatcattaaaatacTGTACCTTTCACCCTGCTTGAGGCTGAAAAACTTGATGGGCATTTCATGACGACAAACTGCCCCAAACACACCAGTTTCATCCACTTTCTTTGACCTGTTTTTGGTTCTCAAGTGGTCACTGGCTTGAAAGTTGCTGCAGAACTGAAGAAACACAAAATATGGTAAGGTATGAATATAATTGAAAGCTTTATGAGGCTCTACAGATAGGAAGTTATCTTTATAAACAAATAACACTAATTAACATGGATATGTGAATAACCATTCAAACAGCGTATGGCAATCTGACAGTCATATAACATAGTGTGAATATTCACTAGTTGTTTCATCATTTATGAAGGGTAAATGTAGGTATCTACACCTGGTTATTGACCTtcacattttaaatttatagaaTGTTGTGTAATACAAATTACAAGGCAATATAACAAGCACAGCCTAAAAAGGTGATTCTATTTATTTTCTATATGCGCATCAAACCTTAACTGCACATACTGAATTCATGACTATTGGATATGTTAAGTTCAATCTTGTTCTTGGAGTACAATTAAGTGAACATACTGTTGATGCAGAACTAGAAGAACCGTCATAGCTTGCCAAGAATTCATCTACTTGGCTTTGGCTTATGAAAAAAGTGTCCCTGTGTCTAGGGGGGTTGTCACTTCGGCCAGACTTCTGCCATCTTTTTAGACCAAATATGGCATCTAAACTGACGAACTGCTTTCCTTCATTctagttgaaaaaaaaggaaataagagAAACATGTAATGTTTGCATTATCCATTTCATGGCAGAATGTAGCAATGTGATAATAGCTAGTGTAAAACAGATACATACTTTCAAATTAATTGAGGAAAGTAACATCTTCATTAAGGATGCTCTCTTAATGCTACACTGAATATAAAAGCATTGTGTTACATGAGTACTTTTTTTGGCATCTGAAAAACTGTAAAATGCCATTTGTATGAAATACAGCAAAAGCTATTGAGATGTGACTAACAATACATTCACAATAACGGCTACGAATTTAAACTGACCACTGATAGGTTTCTCGTATTCCATGTGGTAaaccaatataaatatatatatattacaacaaTCACATGTCAACTACCTTTGGACAAGCTGGACACACAGGAGGGCTACCTGGCGGAACAAGATGCATGGCTTCAATCTGCTCACAGAAGTATCGAAATTCTGTGAAGGAGTCCTCTGCAAGCAGTTTGTATATGTTCTTAACCTTTATAAAAGAGAAGGACATTTAAGGTCCTAACATGCACTGCACCACACTCTTTATTAAATGAATATTTCAGAGAAGCTACTGTAAATACATTTAACTCAATGACAAAAAGCATCAATCTTGTATTCTCCAACTGACCTTTAACATCTTCATATCAAAAATATTTGAAGGCATGATTGAAACGAAGAACCACCGTTATGAGAAATTTGGTCccattatattattttggaacTCATTGTGTATGAGTGTCTGCAGCTAATGATTTGCACCTTCACTTGCATAgattttaaaccagaaagcAAAAATGCCGTGGGTTTCCATGATGCAgtatgagaattttttttatgaatttgacatgttgactGTTTAACAAACTCTTGGAGTACAACAAACTCCATCTTAGTAACAGCAAAAAGCACGGATTTAGCAAACAATAATTTCACAAGGACAGCCGCTGACCTATAATGACCACTGATAGGGTTCTTGAACTTGTGATGTATCAGCATACTATACATGAGACGTGCCCAAGCTTCACCATCTTGATTAAAGGCTTTACAGTTTCACCGTTTTAcagttgaccccaaatgaactttgGCCATAGTGAAATCAATATGCTTTTACTCAGACAGGCATGTTAATAACATGATTTCtatccaagcttcccttcttaagATGTtgtgtttacatggttttcagaaTTTTCAcccattgacctttgacctacagcAAACAACAATAAGCTTCTTGCACTCAATGTGGATCATACCTACCATATGTATGAACTATGTCCCACGGctcttcccttcttgagatgttTAGTGTACAAGAACACAAcacaaacagacacacacactaATAAGTCACACACCATAAACATTGCATACATATACAATTTCTTGGAACCATTAATTTTTCATCAATTACCTTGCTCTGCAGTAGTGGTGGAGAAAGCCAAGAGATACAATTGCAGAGGTTTTGCAAAGCCACATGGCAATCCAGAAACATGATTCTGAGCCATCTCATTAGACTGAAGGTGAAGGCAACCACTGGTCTTGATGGTGTTGCTGGCCATAATTGTAGTGAAATCAAGGAGCATATATCCTGCTTGCATGCACAGAACATGATCGGAACAGAATGGTGCCGTCCTATGGGTGAATGACAACATCAGCATACCAGTTGGTACatttataataatgataaaagaaTTGCAGCTGATCTGGCTAGAATGACACTATAGATTTGAAACTTAATGAAAGTCGGTCAAGTTTCCTTGAAAACGTCAACACTTGGTGCTGTCCTACATACAAATGTTTCATAGCAAATATGCCTACCCTGCTTTAAGGTCTGTAATAAATGAAAATGCTAAAGTTGTTACTGTCGGTAAATTTTTAGCATTTTCTACCGAAAAGATTTAAGCTATTGATAGTTAGAATATGTTTTGGTTTGTACTCAAAAAAGATATACCAGAGCTGTAGTTGAGTCCACTTAGCTGTGTCAAGTACTTGGTCTAAGTTTTAGTCGACAGGACCTAAGTCCAAGTTAAGTCCGAATGAAATGCTGATATTAAGAAAAGGACCGTCACTGTATGTGGCATACCTTTTGAATCAATCACAGTTACTGATCTAACCTTCCCTCTGTCACAGTTGTGACCTTGCCATGGCTCTTGTTCCACAAAATGTGGTTGAAAGCAGCCGCTCTGAAATGATGAGTATAGATAAGCATGTATTATAAATTATGACTTTTTAGAGATGAGTAACGAATCAACCGGCCTCGGCCAGATGCATGTTACCCTCCTTGCCCCCCAGCCCAGGTATTGACCAATGAAACAACAATCTCAATATGGATCATTAAATAGCACACATAAAATAGTCCTGTCAATTATCATTCTACATTTCCTCCTGAACGTTGGGTGAACAGCAATTAAGGTGACGAAAATTTATACTTCACTTTTGGGAACAAAATCTTACGAACAAtatgaatttataaaaaaataaggCAAGCTTTGCAGCATACATCAATATATCCATAACATGTATCTCTGTTACTTCgggcatggagctataaactatAGCTCCATTCTTCAGGAACGAACATTTCATAATTGAAAAAGTACAATGGGCATTCTATCTTTAAACATCTTTAAATCTAACAATTTACAGTACCGCAGTATGTAAGGCTTACACTGACAGTACAGTATGATAATTGATGTGATCCCTGGAACCACTAAATTCTATGAAAACAACCCATAT is from Apostichopus japonicus isolate 1M-3 chromosome 16, ASM3797524v1, whole genome shotgun sequence and encodes:
- the LOC139983810 gene encoding uncharacterized protein isoform X1, yielding MQIFKMPRLQFQRPHVEYRYANVNGSYRRRRVRRRSGRSRFSRMFGTRQLASPEMDSSFDVPAAQLLSHESSSSTGQSATHRSRRQAAENAWSACRQIAVSEYVECLQLGSTSCSVPDCQDEAKFRCTDCGPQKHFCSSHVASYHQGKLHVPELWQSGCFQPHFVEQEPWQGHNCDRGKVRSVTVIDSKGRHHSVPIMFCACKQDICSLISLQLWPATPSRPVVAFTFSLMRWLRIMFLDCHVALQNLCNCISWLSPPLLQSKVKNIYKLLAEDSFTEFRYFCEQIEAMHLVPPGSPPVCPACPKNEGKQFVSLDAIFGLKRWQKSGRSDNPPRHRDTFFISQSQVDEFLASYDGSSSSASTFCSNFQASDHLRTKNRSKKVDETGVFGAVCRHEMPIKFFSLKQGERLGNAVFLIKHLLEGKPEERKLYILYDIACKLQAHLKRSRQGTTGDNILQNVQLAIPAFHVYGHKPDCQKKLSPRRLEGFCLSDGEQVERLWSFLRKFSTITKEMTPSNRIDALTDGLLQYTRKIGRNLAKLLVHRHQRAEDVHSTAAKELAVIAVPNEQDGSAITINTIRMWMTEEMRPPSDVTGVTLPSSEVYALKLKTLYDLRKDYERECLSENSAVGCISLLLRKIKRIDEEILAMEQGQPRWTEGSALYQAALANNTARRKKSHLFKLHTLCVDRWLLISLKQKYADGQAIAKLLCRQIKTATTKLKKGLENYNQEIGGPPLIFSDVCDVASNVWRCLETTNTSDTSHPTIPTHVKRQWIDIVHKLDRSVEELEQLKSEMRNTFNFFVDREKNILSLLQVNGMSKGQICLLKLKHLEIIQQICCCHQLFHPRFIDLSTYTLPAHSYDIPDENIDNLCEALQLLEDVSSDEED
- the LOC139983810 gene encoding uncharacterized protein isoform X2, with the protein product MPRLQFQRPHVEYRYANVNGSYRRRRVRRRSGRSRFSRMFGTRQLASPEMDSSFDVPAAQLLSHESSSSTGQSATHRSRRQAAENAWSACRQIAVSEYVECLQLGSTSCSVPDCQDEAKFRCTDCGPQKHFCSSHVASYHQGKLHVPELWQSGCFQPHFVEQEPWQGHNCDRGKVRSVTVIDSKGRHHSVPIMFCACKQDICSLISLQLWPATPSRPVVAFTFSLMRWLRIMFLDCHVALQNLCNCISWLSPPLLQSKVKNIYKLLAEDSFTEFRYFCEQIEAMHLVPPGSPPVCPACPKNEGKQFVSLDAIFGLKRWQKSGRSDNPPRHRDTFFISQSQVDEFLASYDGSSSSASTFCSNFQASDHLRTKNRSKKVDETGVFGAVCRHEMPIKFFSLKQGERLGNAVFLIKHLLEGKPEERKLYILYDIACKLQAHLKRSRQGTTGDNILQNVQLAIPAFHVYGHKPDCQKKLSPRRLEGFCLSDGEQVERLWSFLRKFSTITKEMTPSNRIDALTDGLLQYTRKIGRNLAKLLVHRHQRAEDVHSTAAKELAVIAVPNEQDGSAITINTIRMWMTEEMRPPSDVTGVTLPSSEVYALKLKTLYDLRKDYERECLSENSAVGCISLLLRKIKRIDEEILAMEQGQPRWTEGSALYQAALANNTARRKKSHLFKLHTLCVDRWLLISLKQKYADGQAIAKLLCRQIKTATTKLKKGLENYNQEIGGPPLIFSDVCDVASNVWRCLETTNTSDTSHPTIPTHVKRQWIDIVHKLDRSVEELEQLKSEMRNTFNFFVDREKNILSLLQVNGMSKGQICLLKLKHLEIIQQICCCHQLFHPRFIDLSTYTLPAHSYDIPDENIDNLCEALQLLEDVSSDEED